The Mytilus trossulus isolate FHL-02 chromosome 3, PNRI_Mtr1.1.1.hap1, whole genome shotgun sequence genome contains a region encoding:
- the LOC134712700 gene encoding mediator of RNA polymerase II transcription subunit 12-like protein isoform X1 translates to MQMQMSAYPSQEFRPLKKPRLGPPDVYPQEPKQKEDELTEKSVKHGFNNTQMYNMDEYGSARRENISEEKFGSEFIALLNKKKEYNTFQDTSKKKQQPSKDNFWPAAKNKSAMEAWFKDLAGNKPLHQLGKKVPTFNKKEEIFSTLCEYNIPNYKCAWFIKMTGAYNVAMQENKTKKRQAVDQSVEWSHSMMKYLNDQLQKINEPHHSAPGGPTSGFLTVQSVQPAYKVDQDLAQKQWQFGCKLARHLCDEGLLDRHEFLTWIIDSLEKLKQPDDTVIKMILTQVLEYLDEITMSVLLSRKLAHYSCKKIATLCSESELSVPRTDSPMLAANGQGMTSANNGQILPPQPNPLNAVFQQYINCPQHRGIILSLSAIAQYITLLCPTALVWNNLGEGRSTHIMCASPLDLLPCPPSALPMPDNPQRSQIRAQLRTAENQIRVRGRGAEMKWSSDKCQQSTRGCVYICGHTIAKVLDVLDTLDRHNFHKVQTDSSLDTLYDQIFTANLHKDGNETFGSLEPIINLLIDWAVSTQRSGNYRAVVVAKLMEKLQNELRSEKYGESDMLTDKDSVASDTLVPMETPVFQNILFQFLDERASCLDENPNEENKQGFANLIMLFCELIRHDVFSHDSYMCTLISRGDLSSSPDLMSSMAESIDISSVKSQNESIRNEVETIDNYLSLFEKPQEDIKIDFDIHMDSDFGSLFGPVVKEEQKTSPEQPASVKSVKSEKEQVTVQNHESVQTPKGPSRHMLYAQHFPIPQDEMSSHECNQRMTVLYGVGKARDEARHIVKKVTKETLRLFSKKNCIDVSSGDLGKNKKKKDKEIGEASSVQSATNFESIFEGIFNKFQKLSYYDQHVVTHSCVTAVLEQINGFVNENSDYLPLVENISFLIDLMEYSCNIYGLLEFSVQLLKDLSSADDKLVELKSALRGSYTTSLCLCIVGVFRKYHAYLLVSNDLTIQAFEGLIGVVKNVYNPADCSSSERCILAYLYDAYSSCCYLVEKFSEMFLNAHRKMKMTLYATTTPLASNSLWDPSFMIDFINNTKAHHQHESSVIKHLTDTPANRYSFVCNAVIHVCNSPSIERLNEISILCAELTARYNALSSDWLGVLQSLCCSSNHSCGFIDVLAQCEVSDMSIHNNLAVFTTILVARHCFSLQDLVIHVILPSLLAVKTASGDQDAEPGARLTCQILLRLFKTSDMNTFSWCGSYGKANVCNIKSSCDKHLLIAAHDSISVGPVLAVLKAMLVLSDLCSDENRSKSGGKKDSMNERDIISSLLNSIGDDDDVDMMLGTSKWKGKESSLSDFARHAMKEMCRQEWVQEKFLKDPDAVLSSDLLLDQMLSNKQAQQILHMICYPNGVPNQVDGADMETKQNIHRVLQNLNLWDFRVCALELQLMFKQCSAISLDPPSSQSDKSLVKKSSSVTAETNYILDQVARGTIELLHQQTETNKPSTYSMIMEPEQQNRVKMDKDSVWMFGPLIAKLPSQVQGRILKLAAQVLETGNNVINKGKFDKERNLKSKSLLGHQPFLSLVLTCLKGQDEQREGLLCSLLHQQFINNCKDALDKTPDEFKERQNIHEALQLRLSLVGGMFDTIQRNNSNTTDWTFLLLQLVTSGIVDSQSNSELFTNILDMLCVLIHGTLVNDGMEKGEENTKAYTTLIKKLRKEFSDKLQSESLDKIRQLLPLPKRYYEVIVCEPHGTQVDSKGNKFDGFSKKQGFQVSKKERISPWEVIEGFKYPPPLSWTFFGAVRLEKKPLKYEEQHRVQLYHTHALRKNLSYFLEPPNLPPEDLEPPQEKVEEKPKEPAETAVAEKKRVKKKNKRTNSGSGSGGSFIQTPMGGYGSRMDYNNPGPPPSWGSMQQPTPPNYYSPMQQGPGPRFPPGQYSSKQAIQSMLRGRGSNYPIGGTSQPSLKQIQMIQQQQQSQMVRAQIRNQVNRMSDMTPYARQIPGQGMHINQQPGITQPYNPPYSMPPQPATTGDITGNQIMPQGFNQSYQSSQNPSMLQPMGNQQGYMSQQPHQQQFNTSRIQPGMQNPNTGMSNIPNYNQMGMTPSQGQGTFMQQRMVRTQQQQQAQQRQQMLQQQLRLQQQQMPQQSTQPQHNANLMAQLQQQMGVRQQPSNAYNPQYQQPPQYQ, encoded by the exons AATGGTCCCATTCCATGATGAAATACTTAAACGACCAGCTACAGAAAATAAACGAGCCTCATCACAGTGCTCCAGGTGGACCAACCTCAGGGTTCCTAACAGTCCAGTCAGTACAGCCAGCTTATAAAGTGGACCAAGATCTAGCACAGAAACAGTGGCAGTTTGGTTGTAAATTGGCCAGGCATTTGTGTGat GAAGGATTACTAGACAGACATGAATTTTTGACATGGATAATTGACAGCCTGGAGAAACTAAAACAGCCTGATGACACAGTTATAAAAATGATCCTTACACAAGTGTTAGAG tatttagATGAGATAACAATGTCAGTGTTACTGTCCAGAAAGTTAGCACATTATTCCTGTAAAAAGATTGCCACTCTATGTAGTGAATCAGAGTTGTCTGTCCCTAGAACAGATTCACCTATGCTGGCTGCCAATGGACAAgg GATGACTTCAGCCAATAATGGACAGATACTTCCACCACAACCCAATCCTCTAAACGCTGTGTTCCAGCAGTATATCAACTGTCCACAACACCGTGGGATCATACTCAGTCTCagtgctattgcacaatacatCACTCTTCTCTGTCCTACTGCACTGGTGTGGAATAACCTGGGGGAGGGTCGAAGTACCCATATCATGTGTGCATCCCCATTAGACTTGTTACCTTGTCCCCCATCAGCCCTTCCAATGCCAGATAATCCACAGCGTTCACAGATAAGGGCCCAGTTGAGGACAGCAGAAAACCAGATCAGGGTTAGAGGAAGAGGTGCCGAAATGAAATGGTCCTCTGATAAATGTCAACAATCCACCAGGG GATGTGTGTATATATGTG GTCATACCATTGCCAAAGTGTTAGATGTTCTGGATACCTTGGACAGACATAACTTCCACAAAGTACAGACTGACAGCTCCTTAGACACACTGTATGATCAAATATTTACTGCAAACTTACACAAAGATGGAAATGAG acATTTGGTAGTTTGGAACCAATAATAAACCTTCTAATTGACTGGGCTGTCAGTACACAAAGGAGTGGGAACTATAGGGCTGTTGTAGTAGCTAAACTGATGGAGAAATTACAGAATGAACTCAGGAGTGAG aaATATGGTGAATCTGATATGTTGACTGATAAGGATTCAGTAGCATCAGATACATTAGTTCCCATGGAAACACCTGTCTTCCAGAATATTCTGTTCCAGTTTCTGGATGAAAGAGCATCTTGTTTAG ATGAGAATCCAAATGAGGAAAACAAACAAGGTTTTGCTAATTTGATAATGTTATTTTGTGAGCTGATTCGCCATGATGTATTTTCCCATGATTCTTATATGTGCACTTTGATATCACGAGGAGATCTATCTTCGTCACCTGACCTTATGTCCTCTATGGCAGAGAGTATAGATATATCAAGTGTTAAAAGTCAGAACGAAAGCATCAGGAACGAG GTTGAGACAATAGATAATTACCTGAGTCTTTTTGAAAAG CCACAAGAAGATATAAAGATTGACTTTGATATTCACATGGACAGTGACTTTGGTAGTTTGTTTGGTCCTGTGGTTAAGGAAGAACAGAAGACTAGTCCAGAACAACCGG CCTCAGTAAAATCTGTGAAGTCTGAAAAGGAACAGGTAACGGTTCAGAACCATGAATCTGTACAAACACCAAAAGGACCATCAAGGCACATGTTGTATGCTCAACATTTCCCCATTCCTCAAGATGAAATGTCCTCACACGAATGTAACCAAAGGATGACTGTATTGTATGGTGTAGGTAAAGCTAGGGATGAGGCCAGACATATTGTCAAAAAAGTGACCAAAGAAACATTGAGATTATTCAGCAAAAAGAATTGTATTGATGTCAGCAGTGGAGATCTTGGTAAAAACAAGAAGAAGAAAGATAAAGAAATAGGAGAGGCCAGTTCAGTTCAGTCTGCTACAAACTTTGAAAGTATTTTTGAAgggatttttaacaaatttcagaAACTGTCGTATTATGATCAGCATGTTGTAACTCATTCATGTGTGACAGCTGTTCTAGAACAGATAAATGGATTTGTGAATGAAAACTCAGACTACCTCCCTTTAGTGGAGAATATTTCTTTCCTAATTGATCTAATGGAATATTCGTGTAATATTTATGGCTTGCTGGAATTTTCTGTTCAG CTGTTGAAAGATCTGAGTAGTGCCGATGACAAGTTAGTAGAACTGAAGTCAGCCTTACGTGGAAGCTACACTACATCTCTATGTCTCTGTATAGTTGGTGTGTTTAGAAAATATCATGCCTATCTACTAGTGTCTAATGATCTGACTATACAAGCATTTGAAGG tttgattGGTGTAGTGAAGAATGTGTATAACCCTGCTGACTGTTCCTCATCAGAACGTTGTATACTGGCATATCTATATGATGCGTATAGCTCCTGTTGTTACCTTGTC GAGAAGTTTTCTGAGATGTTCCTGAATGCCCACCGTAAGATGAAGATGACGCTGTATGCTACTACTACACCACTGGCATCCAATTCTTTATGGGATCCTTCATTTATGatagattttataaataataccaA AGCTCATCATCAACATGAGTCTAGCGTAATCAAACATTTAACAGACACTCCAGCTAACAGATATAGTTTTGTGTGTAATGCTGTCATCCATGTTTGTAATTCTCCATCTATAGAGAG aCTGAATGAGATTTCCATTTTATGTGCTGAACTAACAGCTAGATATAATGCCTTGAGTTCTGATTGGCTAGGAGTTCTCCAGTCATTATGCTGTTCATCCAATCATAGTTGTGGATTTATAGACGTATTAGCACAATGTGAA GTCAGTGACATGTCGATTCACAACAACTTGGCTGTATTTACCACCATTTTGGTTGCCAGACATTGTTTCTCTCTACAAGATTTAGTTATTCATGTTATACTTCCCTCACTGCTGGCAGTAAAAACAG CCTCAGGAGATCAGGATGCTGAACCAGGTGCCAGATTAACTTGTCAAATATTGTTAAGATTGTTTAAAACATCAGACATGAACACTTTCTCTTGGTGTGGTAGTTATGGCAAGGCAAATGTGTGCAACATCAAGTCATCATGTGACAAGCACCTGTTGATAGCAGCCCATGACAGTATATCTGTAGGACCTGTTTTAGCTGTACTCAAAGCTATGTTAGTTCTAA GTGACTTGTGTAGTGACGAGAATAGAAGTAAATCTGGAGGAAAGAAAGACAGTATGAACGAGAGAGATATTATCAGTTCATTACTTAATAGTATTGGAGATGATGATGATGTAGACATGATGCTTGG caCATCGAAATGGAAAGGAAAAGAGTCCTCACTGAGTGATTTTGCTCGACATGCCATGAAGGAAATGTGTCGACAGGAATGGGTGCAGGAGAAATTCCTCAAAGATCCTGATGCAGTACTTAGTTCAGATTTACTCCTTGATCAAATGTTGTCCAACAAGCAG GCTCAGCAAATTCTGCATATGATCTGTTACCCTAATGGTGTACCTAACCAAGTGGATGGAGCTGACATGGAAACCAAGCAGAACATTCATAGAGTTCTCCAGAATCTAAATCTATGGGACTTTAGAGTCTGTGCTCTGGAACTACAGCTTATGTTCAAACAGTGTAGTGCAATATCA TTGGACCCTCCATCATCACAATCTGACAAGTCCCTGGTCAAGAAAAGCAGTTCTGTAACGGCA GAAACCAATTACATTTTGGATCAAGTAGCTAGAGGGACTATTGAGTTACTACACCAACAGACCGAGACAAATAAACCTTCCACCTACAGCATGATAATGGAACCAGAACAACAAAACAG AGTAAAGATGGATAAAGACAGTGTTTGGATGTTTGGACCATTGATAGCAAAGTTACCAAGCCAGGTTCAAGGTCGCATTTTGAAATTAGCAGCACAGGTGTTAGAGACTGGGAATAATGTcataaataaaggaaaatttGACAAAGAGAGAAATCTAAAGAG taaATCCTTGTTAGGACACCAGCCTTTCTTATCACTGGTACTGACCTGTTTAAAGGGACAAGATGAACAGAGAGAAGGACTTCTATGTTCATTACTTCACCAACAGTTCATCAATAATTGTAAAGATGCATTG GATAAAACCCCTGATGAATTCAAAGAAAGGCAGAACATCCATGAGGCTTTACAATTACGACTTTCCTTG GTTGGTGGTATGTTTGATACCATCCAAAGAAACAACTCTAATACCACGGATTGGACATTTCTGTTACTACAACTGGTTACTAGTGGTATTGTGGACTCTCAATCTAACAG TGAATTATTTACCAACATTTTGGATATGTTGTGTGTACTTATACATGGAACTCTTGTAAATGATGGAATGGAAAAAGGTGAAGAAAACACGAAGGCCTACACAACATTGATCAAAAAGCTGAGG AAAGAGTTCAGTGACAAATTACAGTCTGAgtcattagacaaaatccgacaGTTACTTCCCCTTCCTAAGAGATATTATGAAGTAATTGTTTGTGAACCCCATGGTACACAGGTGGATAGTAAAGGCAATAAATTTGATGGATTTAGTAAGAAACAG GGATTTCAAGTATCAAAGAAGGAGAGGATCAGTCCGTGGGAAGTTATAGAGGGATTCAAATATCCACCACCTTTATCATGGACATTCTTTGGTGCTGTTAGGCTAGAGAAGAAACCACTTAAATATGAGGAACAACACAG agTACAACTGTACCATACACATGCATTAAGGAAGAATCTTAGCTATTTCTTGGAACCACCAAACTTGCCACCCGAAGATTTGGAACCACCTCAAGAGAAAGTG GAAGAAAAGCCGAAAGAACCAGCTGAAACAGCTGTTGCAGAAAAGAAAAGAgtaaagaagaaaaacaaaagaactaacaGTGGCAGTGGCAGTGGTGGAAGTTTCATCCAG ACGCCGATGGGTGGATATGGTAGCCGTATGGACTACAATAACCCAGGACCCCCTCCAAGTTGGGGATCTATGCAACAGCCAACCCCACCTAATTATTACTCTCCAATGCAACAAGGACCAG GGCCTAGATTTCCACCTGGACAATACAGTTCCAAACAAGCCATTCAGTCTATGTTACGTGGGCGGGGTAGTAACTACCCTATCGGAGGAACTAGTCAGCCATCTTTAAAACAAATCCAGATGATCCAGCAACAACAGCAGTCACAGATGGTCAGAGCACAGATTAGAAATCAAGTCAATCGCATGTCTGATATGACTCCATATGCTCGACAGATACCAGGGCAAGGAATGCATATAAATCAACAACCAG gaataACACAGCCCTATAATCCACCATACAGTATGCCTCCACAACCAGCTACAACAGGGGATATAACAGGGAACCAGATCATGCCTCAGGGTTTTAACCAATCGTATCAGAGCTCTCAGAATCCTAGTATGTTGCAGCCAATGGGAAATCAGCAGGGATACATGTCACAACAACCTCACCAACAGCAGTTTAATACAAG caGAATTCAGCCTGGAATGCAGAATCCTAACACAGGGATGTCGAACATACCAAATTATAATCAGATGGGAATGACCCCATCTCAGGGTCAAGGAACATTTATGCAGCAGCGCATGGTAAGGACACAGcaacaacaacaggcacaacaAAGACAACAAATGTTACAACAACAATTAAGACTCCAACAACAACAGATGCCTCAGCAGTCTACACAGCCACAACACAATGCTAATCTCATGGCACAACTACAACAACAGATGGGGGTACGACAGCAACCCAGCAATGCATATAACCCACAGTATCAACAACCTCCACAGTATCAGTAG